Within Mustela lutreola isolate mMusLut2 chromosome 10, mMusLut2.pri, whole genome shotgun sequence, the genomic segment TGGTGGGTGCTGGGGTGATGATGTCCATTTCACTGTCCATTTCCTGTCCATTTCACTGTCTCCTAGACAAAGAACTGAACAAAAAGGTAGCAGTTTGCCCCCAAGGGGCCTGGTCTTTAAGGCCGAGCTAGAACAGATTGCAACTGTCTGGGCCCCACAGCTCTGGGTGGGAGGAacctctggctggctcagcctcCTGGACAGAGAGATGGGCTGGGCATGGGACTCAGGACTCAACTGCATCCAGCTGGCTGACCGAGAGGCCTAGAAAGAGCCCTCCTTGCCCCAGGTGCATGTAATTTATTGACAATCATAAATTCCGGCAAGCCCAGGGTGGGTTTTGCAGGGTGGTGGCCTGTCTGCCCCATAGCCACAGTGACCTGAGTGTGTCTGGCCATCTGCAGAAGCGCTTTCCCAAGAGGACACATTCCTCCCTGGCCTGTCTCGCTCCTGGgtcagagaccccagcctgggcaAAATGTGCATCTGAGGAAGTAGGGCAGTCCCTGACAGCTCGGCCTGAAAGACCCCCTTCTTCCTTGGTAAGGTTTGTTTTAGCAACCTATTGTCCACATAGCCTGATGACAACACATTGTCTGTGGTCACCCGGTCTGTCAGAAGGAGAGacaaatgagaaatgaaatgtaccgggactttccagagtgctgtcCCAAGGAACCGCCAGAACGCCCTGACCCCAACGCCCAATCATGCCTGAATCAAATTGATCAATTAGACTCCTGTAACCATGCATATCTGCTTCTGTAGGATCGCTTTCCGCCACCACTTCCCGCCAGAACAAACCGTtacagtgcctgacaatgcttgatttaggttaaccaatcagatccctgtaaccaagcatctgcttctgtaaactcgcttcccgccaccccaaccttgccctatataatctgctccccaatttAGGCAGGCtcgctcagcccacaaaggctgatgcgtccgcaggcgcctttgtaaccaataaacctcttgcaatttgcatccagtggaggcgtgctgtttgattcttgggtgcggctccagggtcTTTCAGGCCCTAGGAGGGCTCTGGCCGAGCTTTTACCAGTTCTTTCTGGAAGTAAGGTTCCTGGGGGATCAGGCTAAGAGCCGTTTCTCAGCTCCATAGACCGGGGCCTGCTCGGGATCGAAGCCCGCACACTAGCAGTTGTTGAAGAAGCGAGGACGGATGTGCTGCTCGCATCTGCCTCCGAGCAGCCCACACAGCTCTGAAGGGACACCGTGGGCTCAAAAAGAGGCAGGTCCCGTGTTTGCCGGGTGGAGCCAGCCCTCAGGCCTGCGCACTCACCGGGTGCTCACAGGACGCAGCAGGTGCAGGAGACCGGTGcgcgctgctgcagctgctgctggAGCTGCTCCTTCTCCGCAGTCAGCGCCTTCAGTCTCTGCTCCAGCTTGCTCAGCTCGGCTGCCCACTTCTGCGGGGGCCACAGAGGCAGAGGTCCACGTTGGGGCTGCTGGGGGCCGCGCCCCTCTGCCCGGAgccacgccccctccccccggggtccaATCCACCGAGAAGGACTAGACGCAGGATGGCCTGGGGAAAGGGGGCTACTCGAGGCCAATGGGAGCCAGGCCCCCGGCTGTGTGGCCGCCCCTGACCAGTCAGTCAGCTCCGGGTCTTGAGGGAAGCCGACTGACCTGAGGCCCGCCTGCATCCCAGAGCCCGGGCTGACCCATCCTCTGCCGCCTCTTCGAGTTCCGGGGCAGACCCGGGTTGGCCGCTGCCTCGCAGCGTCCTTGCCCTGCCCTGCTTCTGGGCCACCTGGTGTGGCCCTTTAGAAGAGGCTTTTTCTTGGGACCGTGTCTAGCGCTAACCGCCTCCGCATCGTAAGGGGCTCCCCTCAAAGTCTTCAACCTTCTCCATACAGTCTTCTCCCCAGTCCCCCAGctgcgtgggggtgggggcggacaCACAGCCGCGGGGGTGTTCTCCCCGGTGATGGAGTACAGCGGGGGGTGGGGacgtggtggggtggggagctgaTGGCATGCCCCCGACCGCGCAGTGAGTGGCCCCCGCCCCGGGCACTCACCTGCCTGCACCACTCCTGGATGGCATGGCCGGACAGCGGGCCCTGGATGCTCCCGTCCCGCCGCAGGAACACCTCCCCCTGGTCGGTCTCATAGAGCTGCGGCTCCGCCTGGGCCTTGGGGGCGTGCACGCTCAGGCGGATCACCTTGGTAAGGGCGACAGCGGCTCTGGCAGGCACCATGGCCCCCACATCCCAAGTCACTACTCTAGGGGGCAGCCTGGCGAGGGGGCTTCCCGCCTCTCCTCGGAGAGCTCCCCCCAGTGCTCCTACCCCTGGCCCCGCCCATCCCTGCTCGGCGGAGGAGCGGCTGGCCGTCCCTCGCTGAGCGCCCGGGACCAGACAGACCCGAGACCGTCCCGGCGGCGGCTCACCTTGAGGGGCGTGCTGCCGGCCGAGGCGCTGACCACCGGGATGAAGGAGAGCGTGTAGGCGTCGGGGAAGACCTGGGGCTGGAAGCCCTGCAGGATGGAGTCCACTAGCAGGCGCACGCGGTCCTCGTCGCGGTGGCCGCAGCGGACGCCCTGCACCAGGCCGCTGTCCTCGACGCCCACGAACAGGCTGCCGCCCTCGCTGTTGAGGAAGGCGCACACGTAGCGCCGCAGGTGGTGCTTGAAGGCCAGGCTCAGGTACTCGCCGCCCCCGCGCTTGAACTCCACGCTGCGCGTCTCATTGCCCAGGAAGGCGCCCTGGAAGAGGCGCTCCTGACCCTCGATCTCCTGGCGCACGATGGCGCTGTCGGAGCGCGTGCCGCGGGGCTGGCCCCGGGACCCCTTCCGGGCCCGCGTTGGGGTGCTGTGGGCGGGGCTGGGGTAGGAGCGGGGACTTGGGCCGCTGTCCTCCTCCTGCCGGGATGGGGACCGAGAGTCAGAAGCCCCGAGCCTGGCATGGAGAGGGACAGGACACCTC encodes:
- the SLFNL1 gene encoding schlafen-like protein 1, coding for MEPPMEPPGKQPPQESPPEDSAPETTPSAHILYVDHLNPQFSVPVLACLLRDTLERLELPVAREHIEVVRRPRKAYALVQVMAHEATLAALPWRLQAALEEHQIPKELVARGKELVLGEGPGPSSGKEEEDSGPSPRSYPSPAHSTPTRARKGSRGQPRGTRSDSAIVRQEIEGQERLFQGAFLGNETRSVEFKRGGGEYLSLAFKHHLRRYVCAFLNSEGGSLFVGVEDSGLVQGVRCGHRDEDRVRLLVDSILQGFQPQVFPDAYTLSFIPVVSASAGSTPLKVIRLSVHAPKAQAEPQLYETDQGEVFLRRDGSIQGPLSGHAIQEWCRQKWAAELSKLEQRLKALTAEKEQLQQQLQQRAPVSCTCCVL